The following proteins come from a genomic window of Coffea arabica cultivar ET-39 chromosome 11c, Coffea Arabica ET-39 HiFi, whole genome shotgun sequence:
- the LOC140017088 gene encoding zinc finger BED domain-containing protein RICESLEEPER 2-like, whose protein sequence is MAIGEQSKQKQQVLSFTEGPSDGITSITNFSYDHAKWKGERLRFPILSRIAADILSVPITTVASESTFNAGSRVINDRRASMSVETVQMLLCGNDWIRNLHGLKNKSRESLGAAESITFEEVELPE, encoded by the exons ATGGCCATTGGGGAGCAAAGCAAACAAAAGCAACAAGTGCTGTCATTCACCGAAGGCCCAAGTGATGGTATCACTTCCATTACAAATTTCTCGTATGATCATgccaag TGGAAAGGGGAAAGATTGAGATTTCCTATCTTGTCAAGGATCGCTGCCGATATACTCTCCGTTCCTATTACAACTGTGGCTTCAGAATCTACCTTCAACGCCGGAAGTAGAGTAATTAATGATCGACGAGCTTCTATGTCAGTTGAGACGGTGCAAATGTTGCTTTGCGGCAACGATTGGATCCGCAATCTTCATGGCCTAAAGAATAAGTCTCGC GAATCACTTGGTGCGGCCGAATCAATCACATTTGAGGAAGTTGAACTTCCTGAATAA
- the LOC113716693 gene encoding probable glucan 1,3-alpha-glucosidase — MKKSPNLIFHILFLLLLISPSVFSWKKDEFRNCNQTPFCKRARSRKPGSCNLIATEVSISDDGDLIAKLIPKTQENNESQDAPVEVDSKPLLLTVSVYQDGILRLKIDEEQSLNPPKKRFEVPDVILDEFLSKKLYLQRLSEEKIDNDLGFSSVVYLDGDYEGVLRHDPFEVFVRERGNGKRVLSINSNGLFDFEQLREKKEGDDWEERFRSHTDTRPYGPQSISFDVSFFGADIVSGIPEHATSLALKPTSGPGVDGFSEPYRLFNLDVFEYIDESPFGLYGSIPFMISHGKARGSSGFFWLNAAEMQIDVFGTGWNAGQDKIMMPVDEKRIDTLWMSEAGVVDAFFFVGPGPKDVIRQYTSVTGRPAMPQLFSTAYHQCRWNYRDEEDVFDVDSKFDEHDIPYDVLWLDIDHTDGRRYFTWDKVLFPNPEEMQNKLAAKGRHMVTIVDPHIKRDDNYYIHKEASDNGYYIKDASNRDFDGWCWSGSSSYTDMVNPHIRSWWADKFSYGNYVGSTPSLYVWNDMNEPSVFNGPELTMPRDALHFGGIEHRELHNVYGYYFHMATSNGLVKRGNGKDRPFVLSRAFFPGTQRYGAVWTGDNTAEWEHLRVSVPMLLTLGLTGISFSGADVGGFFGNPEPDLLVRWYQLGAYYPFFRAHAHQDTKRREPWLFGERNTELIREAIHTRYMFLPYFYTLFREANMTGTPVIRPLWMEFPAEEETFSNDEAFMVGNSLLVQGVYTQRAKHVSVYLPGEQSWYDLRSGAAYKGGKRHKFEALEDSVPAFQRAGTIIPRKDRFRRSSTQMGTDPYTLVIALNSSKEAEGELYIDDGKSFEFENGAYIHRHFKFSNGKLTSSNAAPSGAGGNRFSTDCTVERIILLGLSPAPKSALIEPANQKVGVQLGPLTIRHGNSPSFLTIRRPNVRIEDDWTIKIL; from the exons ATGAAAAAATCCCCAAATTTaatctttcatattttatttcttctcCTTTTGATCAGCCCTTCAGtcttttcttggaaaaaagatGAGTTCAGAAACTGCAACCAGACACCTTTCTGCAAACGCGCTCGTTCACGGAAGCCCGGCTCGTGCAATCTGATCGCCACCGAGGTCTCAATTTCCGACGACGGTGACCTCATAGCCAAGCTCATTCCAAAAACCCAAGAAAATAATGAGTCACAAGATGCTCCAGTTGAGGTAGATAGTAAGCCTTTACTCCTTACTGTTTCAGTTTATCAAGATGGTATTTTGAGGCTGAAAATTGATGAAGAACAATCTTTGAACCCGCCCAAGAAAAGATTTGAGGTCCCTGATGtgattcttgatgaatttttgaGCAAGAAGTTGTATTTACAGAGGCTTAGTGAGGAGAAAATTGATAATGATTTGGGTTTTTCATCAGTTGTATATTTAGATGGTGATTATGAAGGTGTGCTTAGGCATGATCCATTTGAGGTTTTTGTGAGGGAGAGAGGGAATGGAAAGAGGGTTTTGTCTATAAACTCAAATGGGCTGTTTGATTTTGAGCAACtgagggagaaaaaagaagggGACGATTGGGAAGAGAGGTTTAGATCGCATACTGACACGAGGCCATATGGTCCGCAATCCATAAGTTTTGATGTATCGTTTTTCGGGGCTGATATTGTTTCTGGGATTCCTGAGCATGCTACAAGTTTGGCTTTGAAGCCTACTAGTGGTCCTGGTGTGGATGGTTTTTCTGAGCCTTACCGGCTTTTCAATCTTGATGTGTTTGAGTATATTGATGAATCACCCTTTGGCCTGTATGGTTCCATTCCCTTCATGATTTCTCATGGAAAGGCGAGGGGGAGTTCTGGGTTTTTCTGGTTGAATGCTGCTGAAATGCAGATTGATGTTTTTGGTACGGGGTGGAATGCTGGTCAGGATAAGATAATGATGCCAGTGGATGAGAAGAGGATTGATACCTTGTGGATGAGTGAGGCTGGTGTGGTGGATGCATTCTTTTTTGTTGGTCCTGGGCCAAAAGATGTGATCAGGCAGTACACTTCTGTGACAGGAAGACCAGCAATGCCACAGTTGTTTTCAACGGCATATCACCAATGCAGGTGGAATTACAGAGATGAGGAAGATGTTTTTGATGTTGACTCGAAGTTTGATGAGCATGATATCCCATATGATGTATTGTGGCTTGATATCGATCATACAGATGGGAGGAGGTATTTTACTTGGGACAAGGTCTTATTTCCTAACCCAGAAGAGATGCAGAACAAGTTGGCTGCAAAGGGTAGGCATATGGTTACTATTGTGGATCCTCATATTAAGCGGGATGATAACTATTACATACACAAGGAGGCTTCAGATAATGGTTATTACATCAAGGATGCAAGTAACAGGGATTTTGATGGGTGGTGCTGGTCTGGGTCCTCATCTTATACTGACATGGTCAATCCACATATTAGGTCCTGGTGGGCTGATAAATTTTCCTATGGTAATTACGTTGGTTCGACTCCATCCTTGTACGTATGGAATGACATGAATGAGCCTTCTGTATTTAATGGTCCAGAG CTCACAATGCCCAGGGATGCTTTGCATTTTGGAGGCATTGAACACAGAGAGTTACATAATGTCTACGGTTATTACTTTCACATGGCTACATCTAATGGCCTTGTTAAGCGAGGAAATGGAAAAGATAGGCCTTTTGTCTTGTCGAGAGCCTTTTTCCCTGGAACTCAAAGATATGGAGCAGTATGGACAGGAGATAATACAGCTGAATGGGAACACCTAAGGGTTTCAGTTCCAATGTTATTAACCCTTGGTCTTACAGGAATATCATTCAGCG GTGCCGATGTTGGTGGATTTTTTGGCAATCCTGAGCCTGACTTGTTGGTGCGTTGGTATCAACTGGGTGCTTACTATCCATTCTTCAGGGCACATGCGCATCAAGACACCAAAAGAAGAGAACCTTGGTTGTTTGG AGAAAGAAATACAGAGTTGATAAGGGAGGCAATACATACTCGCTACATGTTTCTTCCTTATTTTTATACATTATTTAGGGAGGCAAACATGACTGGTACTCCAGTTATACGTCCACTTTGGATGGAATTTCCAGCTGAGGAAGAAACTTTCAGTAATGATGAGGCTTTCATGGTCGGAAATAGTCTTTTGGTGCAAGGAGTTTATACTCAG CGAGCTAAGCACGTTTCAGTGTATCTTCCTGGAGAACAATCTTGGTATGACTTGAGGAGTGGAGCTGCATACAAGGGAGGTAAGAGACACAAGTTTGAGGCGTTGGAAGATAGTGTTCCTGCATTTCAAAGGGCTGGAACTATCATTCCAAGGAAGGATCGGTTTCGCCGAAGCTCTACACAAATGGGCACAGATCCTTATACGCTG GTTATCGCGCTCAACAGCTCCAAGGAAGCAGAAGGTGAGCTCTATATTGATGATGGCAAGAGCTTTGAATTCGAGAACGGTGCCTACATCCATCGCCACTTCAAGTTTTCAAATGGAAAGCTTACATCTTCAAATGCTGCCCCTTCTGGTGCTGGTGGAAACAGATTCTCCACGGACTGCACTGTGGAGAGGATCATATTGTTAGGATTGTCTCCTGCTCCAAAATCTGCACTCATTGAACCAGCCAACCAGAAGGTAGGTGTTCAACTGGGGCCACTTACAATTAGACATGGAAACAGCCCTTCTTTTCTGACCATCCGGAGGCCAAATGTGCGAATTGAAGATGATTGGACGATTAAAATCTTGTAG
- the LOC140017089 gene encoding probable glucan 1,3-alpha-glucosidase, protein MKESPNLIFHVLFLLLLISPSVFSWKKDEFRNCNQTPFCKRARSRKPGACNLIATEVSISDDGDLTAKLIPKTPENNESQDTPVEVDSKPLLLTISVYRDGILRLKIDEDQSLNPPKKRFEVPDVILDEFLSKKLYLQRLSEEKIDNDSGFSSVVYLDGDYEGVLRHDPFEVFVRERGNGKRVLSINSNGLFDFEQLREKKEGDDWEERFRSHTDTRPYGPQSISFDVSFFGADIVSGIPEHATSLALKPTSGPGVEDGFSEPYRLFNLDVFEYLHESPFGLYGSIPFMFSHGKARGSSGFFWLNAAEMQIDVFGTGWDAGQDKIMMPVDEKRIDTLWMSEAGVVDAFFFVGPGPKDVVRQYTSVTGRPAMPQLFATAYHQCRWNYRDEEDVFGVDSKFDEHDIPYDVLWLDIEHTDGKRYFTWDKVLFPNPEEMQNKLAAKGRHMVTIVDPHIKRDDNYYIHKEASDNGYYVKDASNRDFDGWCWPGSSSYVDVVNPDIRSWWADKFSYGNYIGSTPSLYIWNDMNEPSVFNGPEVTMPRDALHFGGTEHRELHNAYGYYFHMATSNGLVKRGNGKDRPFVLSRAFFPGTQRYGAVWTGDNTAEWDHLRVSVPMLLTLGLTGISFSGADVGGFFGNPEPDLLVRWYQLGAYYPFFRAHAHQDTKRREPWLFGERNTQLIREAIHTRYMFLPYFYTLFREANITGTPVIRPLWMEFPADEETFSNDEAFMVGNGLLVQGVYTERAKHVSVYLPGDQSWYDLRNGATYKGGKRHKFEALEDSVPAFQRAGTIIPRKDRFRRSSTQMDKDPYTLVIALNSSKEAEGELYIDDGKSFNFENGAYIHRHLKFSNGKLTSSNAAPSGAGGNKFSTDCTVERIILLGLSPAPKSALIEPANQKVGIEMGPLTIRPGKSPSFATIRKPNVRIADNWTIKIS, encoded by the exons ATGAAAGAATCCCCAAATTTAATCTTCCATGTTTTGTTTCTTCTCCTTTTGATCAGCCCTTCAGtcttttcttggaaaaaagatGAGTTCAGAAACTGCAACCAGACGCCTTTCTGCAAACGCGCTCGTTCCCGGAAGCCCGGTGCGTGCAATCTAATCGCCACCGAGGTCTCAATTTCTGACGACGGTGACCTCACTGCCAAGCTCATCCCAAAAACCCCGGAAAATAATGAGTCACAAGATACCCCAGTTGAGGTAGATAGTAAGCCTTTACTCCTTACCATTTCAGTTTATCGAGATGGTATTTTGAGGCTGAAAATTGATGAAGATCAATCTTTGAACCCGCCCAAGAAAAGATTTGAGGTCCCTGATGtgattcttgatgaatttttgaGCAAGAAGTTGTACTTACAGAGGCTTAGTGAGGAGAAAATTGACAATGATTCAGGTTTTTCATCAGTTGTTTATTTAGATGGTGATTATGAAGGTGTGCTTAGGCATGATCCGTTTGAGGTTTTTGTGAGGGAGAGAGGGAATGGGAAGAGGGTTTTGTCTATAAACTCAAATGGGCTGTTTGATTTTGAGCAACtgagggagaaaaaagaagggGACGATTGGGAAGAGAGGTTTAGATCGCATACTGACACGAGGCCATATGGTCCGCAATCCATCAGTTTTGATGTATCGTTTTTCGGGGCTGATATTGTTTCTGGTATCCCTGAGCATGCTACGAGTTTGGCTTTGAAGCCTACTAGTGGTCCTGGTGTGGAGGATGGTTTTTCTGAGCCTTACCGGCTTTTTAATCTTGATGTGTTTGAGTATCTTCATGAATCACCCTTTGGCCTATATGGTTCCATTCCATTCATGTTTTCTCACGGAAAGGCAAGGGGGAGTTCTGGGTTTTTCTGGTTGAATGCTGCTGAAATGCAGATTGATGTTTTTGGTACAGGGTGGGATGCTGGTCAGGATAAGATAATGATGCCAGTGGACGAGAAGAGGATTGATACATTGTGGATGAGTGAGGCTGGTGTGGTGGATGCATTCTTTTTTGTTGGTCCTGGGCCAAAAGATGTGGTCAGGCAGTACACTTCTGTGACAGGAAGACCAGCAATGCCACAGTTGTTTGCAACGGCATATCACCAATGCAGGTGGAATTACAGAGATGAGGAGGATGTTTTTGGTGTTGACTCGAAGTTTGATGAGCATGATATCCCATATGATGTACTGTGGCTTGATATCGAGCATACAGATGGGAAGAGGTATTTTACTTGGGACAAGGTCTTATTTCCTAACCCGGAAGAGATGCAGAACAAGTTGGCTGCAAAGGGTAGGCATATGGTTACTATTGTGGATCCTCATATTAAGCGGGATGACAATTATTACATACACAAGGAGGCTTCAGATAATGGTTACTACGTCAAGGATGCAAGTAACAGGGATTTCGATGGGTGGTGCTGGCCCGGGTCCTCATCTTATGTTGACGTAGTCAATCCAGATATCAGGTCCTGGTGGGCTGACAAATTTTCCTATGGTAACTACATTGGTTCGACTCCATCCTTGTACATATGGAATGACATGAATGAGCCTTCTGTATTTAATGGTCCAGAG GTCACAATGCCCAGGGATGCTTTGCATTTTGGAGGCACTGAACACAGAGAGTTACATAATGCCTATGGTTATTACTTTCATATGGCTACATCTAATGGCCTTGTTAAGCGAGGAAATGGAAAGGATAGACCTTTTGTCTTGTCGAGAGCCTTTTTCCCTGGAACTCAAAGATATGGAGCAGTATGGACAGGAGATAATACAGCTGAATGGGATCACCTAAGGGTTTCAGTTCCAATGTTATTAACCCTTGGTCTAACAGGAATATCATTCAGTG GTGCCGATGTTGGTGGATTTTTTGGCAATCCTGAGCCTGACTTGTTAGTGCGTTGGTATCAACTGGGAGCTTACTATCCCTTCTTCAGGGCACATGCGCATCAAGACACCAAAAGAAGAGAACCTTGGTTGTTTGG AGAAAGAAATACACAGTTGATAAGGGAGGCCATACATACTCGCTACATGTTTCTTCCTTATTTTTATACATTATTTAGGGAGGCAAACATAACAGGTACTCCAGTTATACGTCCACTTTGGATGGAATTTCCTGCTGATGAAGAAACTTTCAGTAATGACGAGGCTTTCATGGTTGGAAATGGTCTTTTGGTGCAAGGAGTTTATACTGAG CGAGCTAAGCACGTTTCAGTGTATCTTCCTGGAGACCAATCTTGGTATGACTTGAGGAATGGAGCTACATACAAGGGAGGTAAGAGGCACAAATTTGAGGCGTTGGAAGATAGTGTTCCTGCATTTCAAAGGGCTGGAACTATCATTCCAAGGAAGGATCGGTTTCGCCGAAGCTCTACACAAATGGACAAAGATCCTTATACACTG GTTATTGCACTCAATAGCTCCAAGGAAGCTGAAGGTGAGCTCTATATCGATGATGGCAAGAGCTTCAATTTCGAGAATGGTGCCTACATCCATCGCCACCTCAAGTTTTCAAATGGAAAGCTTACATCTTCAAATGCTGCCCCTTCTGGTGCTGGCGGAAACAAATTTTCCACGGACTGCACTGTGGAGAGGATCATTCTGCTAGGATTGTCTCCTGCACCAAAATCTGCACTCATTGAACCAGCAAACCAGAAGGTAGGTATTGAAATGGGGCCACTTACAATCAGACCAGGAAAGAGCCCTTCTTTTGCAACCATCCGGAAGCCAAATGTGCGAATTGCAGATAATTGGACAATTAAAATCTCGTAG